In Anopheles bellator chromosome 2, idAnoBellAS_SP24_06.2, whole genome shotgun sequence, the genomic stretch ACAATCAACCTTATTTGGACAGTTACATGAGTGATAACATATtaaaggcaaacattttcgTCCGTTCTGTCAATCAAGGTGGAAAGAACCAACGGGAACGAAAAAACCGCGAAATGACGATTTTCTCAACATACAACTAAAGTGTGTACTAAAACTAATTCATACCCACCTGTTACCATTCGAAGAGATCCTGGACCAGATCTCTGTTTCTATTATAgcttattttttccatttctagTCCCAATATTTATTCCTCTGTTTGATGCTCCTTATTGGTTGAAATCTGGCTGAAGCTGCAAAAACTACTTCCGTCTATACTTACCACCGACGGACAGCGCGCCGTAAGCACTATTTCACTTTGCAATAACTTCACATGTCAAAATAAGGAATTTTATAATTTCTATGGTTCAATCAATTAAGATTGAATCGCtactttcaaaatattttttaaacttttttaataCACTCGCGATAATTTTGATATTGGATGCGATTTAAATAGTATAATTTGAAAACGATTTGTAAGCACTGTATGGTCTGGTCTGCACCGTCACGACCAATCGGTAAGTTGACTATACGCGTATAAGCTTGCGCGGGAAGTTGAAATCAATtctgactgctgctgttgtttaaAAGGCCGCGTTTTAACGATTTATCGGAAGTAATTTTTACAATTCGCGTATACGAATAGTTATTGACAGTATAGACAAGTTCGCAATGACAGGGAATGACAGAAATGTAAATTATATAGTGAAATAGACATTCAATGTTATTGAGAAATGTATTGTACATCGCATCAGGAAAAAAGTATTGCCAGTATAAGAACTTCTCATTTCATTAATCTATAGCTGTTGTCTAAAATTGGTTATTTTCGTGTTTCTCATTATACGTTCAACGTAGACTGGAATCTATTGTTTTTACTTGATCTTTGCTGTGGGCGGGAGAGggtgggaaaaaaattaacatacCTTTGTTGTTTTAGACACAGACATACTCAGGCTAGCACTTTTCTTTGGCACCCGCATCGCAGCAACACACTAAATAGTTATCACTCGCTACGGCACAGAGCGCAATTCAACACTGGGCCACCTGTGGCTCCTCCACCATTAAAAAGGTTGCTGATTTGTCCACTGTTCGAACTATTGTTATCAGTTATCTTAGCGTGGATTAAGCTAAACACGCAAACATTCAATACCACATACTAATGACTGCAGTTGTACACTTCGTGAATAAAACGAACATTTCTCACTAATNNNNNNNNNNNNNNNNNNNNNNNNNNNNNNNNNNNNNNNNNNNNNNNNNNNNNNNNNNNNNNNNNNNNNNNNNNNNNNNNNNNNNNNNNNNNNNNNNNNNcccccccccccccccccccccccccccccccccccccccccttaCATGTTGTTTGTGTCATGTTATGCTACGCTATACATTACATGAAAATATATATCATATAAATCATAGACAAAGGGAGCAAAGATCAAATAAATTTGGCCGGCATTAAGTTATGCCAATGAGAAGTTGTTTACCAACGCCACTGATTTCCCGTCTATTAGTTAAAAAGGGTGAAAATCCTACCTTGTGCTGCTTGTTCGTTTCCAGTTCCGTCCGATGTGTATGGTTCTGCAAACCCGGATACGCCTGCCTTCCCTTCTTCGCCCTCGGTGAAGTAAGATTCTTCGTACTTGGACATATCTCCGTATGCTTCATCCTCAACATAGGTTCCTTCGTCATCGCCTTGCTCCTGGTCTGCTGATTGGTCATGCTCGGCCAGCGATTGATCCTGTTCCGTTTCTGCTTCtaccgtttcgatttcggtatGTTCTTCGGAATAATCTGGCTCGGCTTTCGTGCTTATCGGTTCCAAGGCCATTTCAACATATTCGGGTTCGGTGGTCTGTGATGGCAATTGTTTAACGATTTGTACAGTCTGGATTTGCGTAGTTGCTTCCGAGGGATCCAACATGTCATTGCCGCTCACAGATAGCTTCGCCCGTTTATTTGTCATGCTGGGCGCAAGAATACGCTGGCCAAGAATTCGCTTCTGTCCACTAGCCACGTGTACCTGCTGTATCTGTTGGGCTTGTTGGGAACCAGTGGCAGAATGGTGGGAGGTGGAGGACTGAATTTGTACTATTTTGTCATCACCACTCTCTTCGGATTCGAGTTTGTACGACTGCACCCGGCTGCGTTGTACTTTTCCCCGCGGAGACCCAGTATTGGTGGAAATGCTAACTGGTGCTGGGGTTGTAGGTATATTTTCTTTGGCAGGAGACGGTTGTGGCGGAGGTGCGCTATCTCCCTGTTTTGTgaacaagaaacaaaccaaataagCTAGTCTGTTCATACCAACCAGCCATTCACACCTTATTTCTAAAACTTACCGTTTCTGTCAGGCCCTTGATTTGCAAGGCTTCAGCTGTACTGATAAATGCAGGCAAAGCGTCCTGCTTGACATTTACCTCTCCACAATACATAAACTGTATGAGATCTTTCAGGGCGGAATGACTCACGTCTTTCAAAAAAACTGCACGCAGAAAAACACATGATAGCATTACTTTGGTGTAGTAAAATACAAGCATCTgagcaataaaaatcacaaTCTCTTGAATATTTTACCGTTTTATCGAAGATAAAAATCGAGCTATTCTTTGTTGTGCCATCGACACACGATAAAGATACAATCGACACACGATAAAATATTCTGGATGAGAAAGCGAAAAATGctcaaaattgaaataatataCTTACTGAACGCATGTTGGTTTACAGGCATTTGTGTAAACATTTTTCGAAAGTATGGAGAACATACTGATAAAATTAGGCGATGGGCTTTCACCAACTGTCCTTCGGCGGCTAATGTGACGTCAACTAGATCGCCTTGCACGAGCGATTCATGAAATCCGGCAGATAGGTTAGTGTTGAAATTATTCCAACAAAGTGAGAATTGTTCATCGTCCGCCATCTTGGACGACGCTGCGTTCCTGGTGGCTATAGCCTGGCTGGGGGCGCAAAatataatttcaaaaaaatgttaaattcaTATTCTTTATGCAATTACAGGTGCTAAGAAAGATTTTCGAAATCCTTGGAGTTTAACTAATTCCGGAAATTTCCTTGGTATTATTTATTCGAAAGTCTTAGCAGATGACGCAAGCAGACTGTTCGCTTCCATAACCTCTAACGGCGTCATTAGAGAAAATTCTAGAAACCCAAACTCATATCCGAAGAACTTCGCAATTATGGCGCCAAAATATCATTAAAACACCTTCAACTCACAACAATCGATCAACAATCTATTCGATTCGGTCGAAAGAACTCGAAAATctaaaaattatcaacaaaaaTTACCGTACCCTTAACATCTGCAAGAAATCGAGCACACTCTGACGCGCCGCCATTTTCTCGACATCGATTTTTCGACCGTGGTGAAAAAGTAATGGCGACGCTGCCAACGGGTGGCGTAGCGCTAGCGCTACAGTTTGGGGTTTGCCTTTTACGCGTTGTTTATTACGGTTTTCGAGCTCAACTCGAACCAAAATGCATTTGTTGCACATTTTACTTACCTTGTGCGATTATTTCACTTGGTTAATTTGATATTTAACACCAGATTCAGAgaataaaactatttaaaCGAGAGCGGCACGGAATCCGCACatccacacgctacgatttaaGAGCTACGAATGAGAGCTCGCCCAAGCAACCGACGCCGCGAGAGTTTTTCGCCTGGCGTGGCTTGCACGCAGCTTTTCGCCTGGCGCGGCTACACGCACACCGTTGCATCGCATTTtgggcgaaacgaaacaattttTCGTTAAAACCTAACggaaattttttttccatgACGGCttggcgtcgtcgtccagTGGGAATACATCAAGGACTTTTATTTCATTGcatattattttattgattattatCGTTCATGGCTTGAAGCAGaaaacatttttgcatttgATCATGTATACCCAAGCCTTGAAAAATAATAAGCTAAGTGAAGCGAGTGAAGTGagtaaaaaataatggaatagCTGATGcgtttgttattgttttttcgtgtttctaaaaatttgttcacattACTTTCTATGAAAGCAATTActattgaaagaaaaatgttacaaTCGTTTCACACAACGGCTCAACTTTAATTTGACAACGGCTTTTCGCCCGAAAGCTGTGATGGCAAAATGGCGACGgtggattatttttttcattttttgcttttgcattTAGAACATTTATTTCCCACCATCTTTACAtcattgttattgttattccAGTTGAACCGTTCCATTTTTAACGTGCCGCTTGTTACCGGGAGAATTGAAAATGCGAGCCTTAGCCAAGATAATGGCGCCACATAGCCTGACGCTGCCTTCGCTTCTCTGGTCACCGTCGTTAGCGATGAAAAGTCTGTCTCGTGCAATGTGCATTGCTGTTCCGACAGAGCGTCATTTACGAATAGGCATCCAGAACATCCACTTTATTGAAGTTGGCCAAGGCAAGGGACTAATTCTGCTGCCTGGAGCGCTTGGAACGGCTTTAACCGACTTCAAACCACAGATAGAGAAATTGCCAAAGCTATTACCGCAACACAAAATCGTTGCCTGGGATCCGCCGGGATACGGGAAGtcacggccaccggaaaaagTGTTTGGCGTCGACTTTTTCGATCGCGATGCAGCGGCTGCTCACGAACTAATGCAGAAACTAGGTTTCGAGCGATACAGCATTCTGGGATGGAGTGATGGGGGCATAACGGGGTTACTGCTAACGGCCAACCATCCGGAGCAAGTGGAAAAGCTTGTTATATGGGGCTCCAACTCGTACAtctcggaaacggaaaccaaaatCTATGAAGGTAGGTAGAATTGTTCATCGACATGGCTTTCCAATACACGTTTTGTGGTTGTTTAAAAGATATTCGAGATGTGCGCAAATGGTCAGCGAGAATGCGAGAACCGATGGAGAAATTATATGGCGTAGATTACTTTCCTAAGCTGTGGTCAGCCTGGGTCGACGGTTTGCTGCGCATATATAAGGAACGAGATGGGGACATTTGCAGTGCCAAACTAAAACACATTAAAGCTTCAACGCTCGTCATGCACGGAGCAAACGATCCCATGATTGATCCCATTCATGTACCGTATCTGTTGAACAATATTAAAAATTCCGAGTAAGTAGAACGTAACAGggatcatttttattttagtttattCCAACATTCGATTCCATTACACAGCTTGCACGTGTTTCCCGATGGAAAGCATAATATACATCTTCGCTATGCGGACGAATTTAACAAAATAGTAGCAGcatttttaaaacgaaattGCATAGACAACTTACGTCGTTAAATACTCACCTAGCGAAGAGTGTTTTCACAATCCTACACAGAATATCATTGTTAGATATTCTATCGTAGTGGATAGAATGTGTGAATCTTGTTAAATTGTCTAAGACAAATATTATATAATTATtaattgttggaaaataaaactcgcCACTGATTTCTACTGGTCAACCCATAGTTTATCTACCCCGGTTCTTTCTTAATCATACGGTTCTACGGCCCACGATCGTCATCATTCGTTCACTTTCTACCGCAAATTGAACTTCCAGTAGAACTACACTGCTAGCTCGAAAACGATCGAGGTTAAAATTTGAGGCGAGCTCTCGCGCTTTTATCTAACG encodes the following:
- the LOC131208752 gene encoding modifier of mdg4-like isoform X11 — its product is MADDEQFSLCWNNFNTNLSAGFHESLVQGDLVDVTLAAEGQLVKAHRLILSVCSPYFRKMFTQMPVNQHAFIFLKDVSHSALKDLIQFMYCGEVNVKQDALPAFISTAEALQIKGLTETGDSAPPPQPSPAKENIPTTPAPVSISTNTGSPRGKVQRSRVQSYKLESEESGDDKIVQIQSSTSHHSATGSQQAQQIQQVHVASGQKRILGQRILAPSMTNKRAKLSVSGNDMLDPSEATTQIQTVQIVKQLPSQTTEPEYVEMALEPISTKAEPDYSEEHTEIETVEAETEQDQSLAEHDQSADQEQGDDEGTYVEDEAYGDMSKYEESYFTEGEEGKAGVSGFAEPYTSDGTGNEQAAQGEILIHSRADVKSSIYLAKIKPLSPNKMIINVNFKDNTGTQSSIDSPKTALHNKSPIAVNRIVPTNEETVKMHDKTRPNPEYILKQLSNGHALMELKRKRVRGYCVNCIKKIHDPLYKEKLPKIITYCSACACGQWTCEKCFDEMHNVEH
- the LOC131208752 gene encoding modifier of mdg4-like isoform X16, whose product is MADDEQFSLCWNNFNTNLSAGFHESLVQGDLVDVTLAAEGQLVKAHRLILSVCSPYFRKMFTQMPVNQHAFIFLKDVSHSALKDLIQFMYCGEVNVKQDALPAFISTAEALQIKGLTETGDSAPPPQPSPAKENIPTTPAPVSISTNTGSPRGKVQRSRVQSYKLESEESGDDKIVQIQSSTSHHSATGSQQAQQIQQVHVASGQKRILGQRILAPSMTNKRAKLSVSGNDMLDPSEATTQIQTVQIVKQLPSQTTEPEYVEMALEPISTKAEPDYSEEHTEIETVEAETEQDQSLAEHDQSADQEQGDDEGTYVEDEAYGDMSKYEESYFTEGEEGKAGVSGFAEPYTSDGTGNEQAAQGKRARSAGVINLDGWLFTAGQRGKPKLVVNNNSFFRTKGDSHRAYWSCSAYKSKKCRCKIVTHRDSSVIKFTHKCHSHPDEFSDMSKVSPIVADMDEFYERHLIPVAIPKSEKWDMFKVKN
- the LOC131208752 gene encoding modifier of mdg4-like isoform X33 produces the protein MADDEQFSLCWNNFNTNLSAGFHESLVQGDLVDVTLAAEGQLVKAHRLILSVCSPYFRKMFTQMPVNQHAFIFLKDVSHSALKDLIQFMYCGEVNVKQDALPAFISTAEALQIKGLTETGDSAPPPQPSPAKENIPTTPAPVSISTNTGSPRGKVQRSRVQSYKLESEESGDDKIVQIQSSTSHHSATGSQQAQQIQQVHVASGQKRILGQRILAPSMTNKRAKLSVSGNDMLDPSEATTQIQTVQIVKQLPSQTTEPEYVEMALEPISTKAEPDYSEEHTEIETVEAETEQDQSLAEHDQSADQEQGDDEGTYVEDEAYGDMSKYEESYFTEGEEGKAGVSGFAEPYTSDGTGNEQAAQGIYVPAVFGKTRRGQMKLLYDGHAFTRDRQSVKTCNWKCSLFTRYRCRARAVTKDIAGVIHMKVTNIAHYHPREEYKLSTKIKKDPPLA
- the LOC131208752 gene encoding modifier of mdg4-like isoform X25 is translated as MADDEQFSLCWNNFNTNLSAGFHESLVQGDLVDVTLAAEGQLVKAHRLILSVCSPYFRKMFTQMPVNQHAFIFLKDVSHSALKDLIQFMYCGEVNVKQDALPAFISTAEALQIKGLTETGDSAPPPQPSPAKENIPTTPAPVSISTNTGSPRGKVQRSRVQSYKLESEESGDDKIVQIQSSTSHHSATGSQQAQQIQQVHVASGQKRILGQRILAPSMTNKRAKLSVSGNDMLDPSEATTQIQTVQIVKQLPSQTTEPEYVEMALEPISTKAEPDYSEEHTEIETVEAETEQDQSLAEHDQSADQEQGDDEGTYVEDEAYGDMSKYEESYFTEGEEGKAGVSGFAEPYTSDGTGNEQAAQAIFIAISARKQLIKLHDKIYRKTTGRAYRSYWNCIEYGCQGEIILQELRGGQIKITAAHNDDCTSDYLKNRPADKMHLNESEITRLAESLLNDSASSVSMLKDHPTLHKR
- the LOC131208752 gene encoding modifier of mdg4-like isoform X31 — translated: MADDEQFSLCWNNFNTNLSAGFHESLVQGDLVDVTLAAEGQLVKAHRLILSVCSPYFRKMFTQMPVNQHAFIFLKDVSHSALKDLIQFMYCGEVNVKQDALPAFISTAEALQIKGLTETGDSAPPPQPSPAKENIPTTPAPVSISTNTGSPRGKVQRSRVQSYKLESEESGDDKIVQIQSSTSHHSATGSQQAQQIQQVHVASGQKRILGQRILAPSMTNKRAKLSVSGNDMLDPSEATTQIQTVQIVKQLPSQTTEPEYVEMALEPISTKAEPDYSEEHTEIETVEAETEQDQSLAEHDQSADQEQGDDEGTYVEDEAYGDMSKYEESYFTEGEEGKAGVSGFAEPYTSDGTGNEQAAQDLKATFNERAFFEFTSRGTQCLVYDGYYFSKNKTADNGSRVNWKCRFYQRLRCKARALTKIIDGCEQRSHSRTGTIRIDAERKTATHHRWVLLHTEW
- the LOC131208752 gene encoding modifier of mdg4-like isoform X28, giving the protein MADDEQFSLCWNNFNTNLSAGFHESLVQGDLVDVTLAAEGQLVKAHRLILSVCSPYFRKMFTQMPVNQHAFIFLKDVSHSALKDLIQFMYCGEVNVKQDALPAFISTAEALQIKGLTETGDSAPPPQPSPAKENIPTTPAPVSISTNTGSPRGKVQRSRVQSYKLESEESGDDKIVQIQSSTSHHSATGSQQAQQIQQVHVASGQKRILGQRILAPSMTNKRAKLSVSGNDMLDPSEATTQIQTVQIVKQLPSQTTEPEYVEMALEPISTKAEPDYSEEHTEIETVEAETEQDQSLAEHDQSADQEQGDDEGTYVEDEAYGDMSKYEESYFTEGEEGKAGVSGFAEPYTSDGTGNEQAAQVSYIVGQRGCLLLLVNGFRFVKNRKGNDKIYWVCAKKGSTHCRARVVTTSVCPYTVPTLLQSTGDHNHGTAATIRRKRNPNANMLTGRESVTNKDWSKREKGSKTD
- the LOC131208752 gene encoding modifier of mdg4-like isoform X21; translated protein: MADDEQFSLCWNNFNTNLSAGFHESLVQGDLVDVTLAAEGQLVKAHRLILSVCSPYFRKMFTQMPVNQHAFIFLKDVSHSALKDLIQFMYCGEVNVKQDALPAFISTAEALQIKGLTETGDSAPPPQPSPAKENIPTTPAPVSISTNTGSPRGKVQRSRVQSYKLESEESGDDKIVQIQSSTSHHSATGSQQAQQIQQVHVASGQKRILGQRILAPSMTNKRAKLSVSGNDMLDPSEATTQIQTVQIVKQLPSQTTEPEYVEMALEPISTKAEPDYSEEHTEIETVEAETEQDQSLAEHDQSADQEQGDDEGTYVEDEAYGDMSKYEESYFTEGEEGKAGVSGFAEPYTSDGTGNEQAAQGSSYKVEYIVTARGSLQLCINNYRYSRDRILGAITTFRCVQYKPLGCAARAQTDRVQKKIRVVNDVHNHPAKMDRRRSGVLRYLLDERKRSLQHKRRVATVAKKYKTDASESVS
- the LOC131208752 gene encoding modifier of mdg4-like isoform X19, with protein sequence MADDEQFSLCWNNFNTNLSAGFHESLVQGDLVDVTLAAEGQLVKAHRLILSVCSPYFRKMFTQMPVNQHAFIFLKDVSHSALKDLIQFMYCGEVNVKQDALPAFISTAEALQIKGLTETGDSAPPPQPSPAKENIPTTPAPVSISTNTGSPRGKVQRSRVQSYKLESEESGDDKIVQIQSSTSHHSATGSQQAQQIQQVHVASGQKRILGQRILAPSMTNKRAKLSVSGNDMLDPSEATTQIQTVQIVKQLPSQTTEPEYVEMALEPISTKAEPDYSEEHTEIETVEAETEQDQSLAEHDQSADQEQGDDEGTYVEDEAYGDMSKYEESYFTEGEEGKAGVSGFAEPYTSDGTGNEQAAQGTKRETGQVEHNSNITYTKSQKGKMQLAYEGFYYVKEKKIHNKEYWRCIYYTTKIKCHGRLHMVGSQVFQGTAHNHIAKRFGRADYKRLSEIILKYEDAPKKQQTNTMKTIKQEDKRF
- the LOC131208752 gene encoding modifier of mdg4-like isoform X3, which gives rise to MADDEQFSLCWNNFNTNLSAGFHESLVQGDLVDVTLAAEGQLVKAHRLILSVCSPYFRKMFTQMPVNQHAFIFLKDVSHSALKDLIQFMYCGEVNVKQDALPAFISTAEALQIKGLTETGDSAPPPQPSPAKENIPTTPAPVSISTNTGSPRGKVQRSRVQSYKLESEESGDDKIVQIQSSTSHHSATGSQQAQQIQQVHVASGQKRILGQRILAPSMTNKRAKLSVSGNDMLDPSEATTQIQTVQIVKQLPSQTTEPEYVEMALEPISTKAEPDYSEEHTEIETVEAETEQDQSLAEHDQSADQEQGDDEGTYVEDEAYGDMSKYEESYFTEGEEGKAGVSGFAEPYTSDGTGNEQAAQGKNAMANKGIRKKITYIRKVTKHDDETIKIEQDPFGCTEQDELFTFPIRTTKDVERLERAVTENKTIRDQYEKRLRSSLDETPSKPSMAILNLFSDEALANFNYSGLCNYTGDKKKAMKNYKIFTTCINNAWASTFSESETIRYVRGAIVLIGNRKRMRTLKDRKKQSIQIKKGTTKRT
- the LOC131208752 gene encoding modifier of mdg4-like isoform X22 — protein: MADDEQFSLCWNNFNTNLSAGFHESLVQGDLVDVTLAAEGQLVKAHRLILSVCSPYFRKMFTQMPVNQHAFIFLKDVSHSALKDLIQFMYCGEVNVKQDALPAFISTAEALQIKGLTETGDSAPPPQPSPAKENIPTTPAPVSISTNTGSPRGKVQRSRVQSYKLESEESGDDKIVQIQSSTSHHSATGSQQAQQIQQVHVASGQKRILGQRILAPSMTNKRAKLSVSGNDMLDPSEATTQIQTVQIVKQLPSQTTEPEYVEMALEPISTKAEPDYSEEHTEIETVEAETEQDQSLAEHDQSADQEQGDDEGTYVEDEAYGDMSKYEESYFTEGEEGKAGVSGFAEPYTSDGTGNEQAAQAPSVTNNRSSDRKKIYDISLINRDDVELTESISGTRRLMYKNYIYHRNIKTATSEYWRCAKAARLKCKATIVTNEKTIRSNNIEHNHVPMGRLLYGMGVNLKRNLIRTRDLNQ
- the LOC131208752 gene encoding modifier of mdg4-like isoform X6 — its product is MADDEQFSLCWNNFNTNLSAGFHESLVQGDLVDVTLAAEGQLVKAHRLILSVCSPYFRKMFTQMPVNQHAFIFLKDVSHSALKDLIQFMYCGEVNVKQDALPAFISTAEALQIKGLTETGDSAPPPQPSPAKENIPTTPAPVSISTNTGSPRGKVQRSRVQSYKLESEESGDDKIVQIQSSTSHHSATGSQQAQQIQQVHVASGQKRILGQRILAPSMTNKRAKLSVSGNDMLDPSEATTQIQTVQIVKQLPSQTTEPEYVEMALEPISTKAEPDYSEEHTEIETVEAETEQDQSLAEHDQSADQEQGDDEGTYVEDEAYGDMSKYEESYFTEGEEGKAGVSGFAEPYTSDGTGNEQAAQASANTTMKADYRNNPAEFELPDPVKPGVSSISSYRLITTNVSNKDAIHKMLAETFSSGEESSKSTDVNQRRRMIKNPKTVTLNFEEITKCPPVEMKLVPTRKGGAGVEHQGHHFVFRYSRNHHKVYRCAWQGSEGCRAQVLIHDKLFYVVNGEHTHEQPSRMDPNVLGKVTLK
- the LOC131208752 gene encoding modifier of mdg4-like isoform X2, with amino-acid sequence MADDEQFSLCWNNFNTNLSAGFHESLVQGDLVDVTLAAEGQLVKAHRLILSVCSPYFRKMFTQMPVNQHAFIFLKDVSHSALKDLIQFMYCGEVNVKQDALPAFISTAEALQIKGLTETGDSAPPPQPSPAKENIPTTPAPVSISTNTGSPRGKVQRSRVQSYKLESEESGDDKIVQIQSSTSHHSATGSQQAQQIQQVHVASGQKRILGQRILAPSMTNKRAKLSVSGNDMLDPSEATTQIQTVQIVKQLPSQTTEPEYVEMALEPISTKAEPDYSEEHTEIETVEAETEQDQSLAEHDQSADQEQGDDEGTYVEDEAYGDMSKYEESYFTEGEEGKAGVSGFAEPYTSDGTGNEQAAQGALETVQILKARLKQLCTGYKLAQNPNLIEIRTIQRKLRAIDTAFCTFHQVDSLKSVVISGFPMPLQCEEDVDRLELMVKRNPKIRLQYIEFLRCSKAFSASIGDCFGKFFSDEAMINYNWKGNANIKPPRKAMQNYQIFTVCMLEAWRSHGITESILVSELRRIVVMISRRRYSVDHNSRTRYS
- the LOC131208752 gene encoding modifier of mdg4-like isoform X12, with the protein product MADDEQFSLCWNNFNTNLSAGFHESLVQGDLVDVTLAAEGQLVKAHRLILSVCSPYFRKMFTQMPVNQHAFIFLKDVSHSALKDLIQFMYCGEVNVKQDALPAFISTAEALQIKGLTETGDSAPPPQPSPAKENIPTTPAPVSISTNTGSPRGKVQRSRVQSYKLESEESGDDKIVQIQSSTSHHSATGSQQAQQIQQVHVASGQKRILGQRILAPSMTNKRAKLSVSGNDMLDPSEATTQIQTVQIVKQLPSQTTEPEYVEMALEPISTKAEPDYSEEHTEIETVEAETEQDQSLAEHDQSADQEQGDDEGTYVEDEAYGDMSKYEESYFTEGEEGKAGVSGFAEPYTSDGTGNEQAAQAKPADSKATECKQHQKGKCSQRVQNKPPEKVKPSKDNDSARKKVEKVPLHAGSAVYIATKDLLSIYTSKPALYTSRLIELMFGVETLRLRAAAAGQTGDVLSTLDATILDAVITHVVHVFQQQKQSVSKNMVQNFIRNRLDNLRHRNPS
- the LOC131208752 gene encoding modifier of mdg4-like isoform X14, which gives rise to MADDEQFSLCWNNFNTNLSAGFHESLVQGDLVDVTLAAEGQLVKAHRLILSVCSPYFRKMFTQMPVNQHAFIFLKDVSHSALKDLIQFMYCGEVNVKQDALPAFISTAEALQIKGLTETGDSAPPPQPSPAKENIPTTPAPVSISTNTGSPRGKVQRSRVQSYKLESEESGDDKIVQIQSSTSHHSATGSQQAQQIQQVHVASGQKRILGQRILAPSMTNKRAKLSVSGNDMLDPSEATTQIQTVQIVKQLPSQTTEPEYVEMALEPISTKAEPDYSEEHTEIETVEAETEQDQSLAEHDQSADQEQGDDEGTYVEDEAYGDMSKYEESYFTEGEEGKAGVSGFAEPYTSDGTGNEQAAQDIQLNHTSIPERPPALNNFTPVPKRWYTAPLVFARNRRGTQNLHFRGYVYVQKKRYHRTMNWVCCKGANPQMGIRCKARVSTERNNKIRFGEHHHNHPPTTTTTTCFMWAEEIVCRAEDGKNKDVNNSNNSPLETNKGS
- the LOC131208752 gene encoding modifier of mdg4-like isoform X36 gives rise to the protein MADDEQFSLCWNNFNTNLSAGFHESLVQGDLVDVTLAAEGQLVKAHRLILSVCSPYFRKMFTQMPVNQHAFIFLKDVSHSALKDLIQFMYCGEVNVKQDALPAFISTAEALQIKGLTETGDSAPPPQPSPAKENIPTTPAPVSISTNTGSPRGKVQRSRVQSYKLESEESGDDKIVQIQSSTSHHSATGSQQAQQIQQVHVASGQKRILGQRILAPSMTNKRAKLSVSGNDMLDPSEATTQIQTVQIVKQLPSQTTEPEYVEMALEPISTKAEPDYSEEHTEIETVEAETEQDQSLAEHDQSADQEQGDDEGTYVEDEAYGDMSKYEESYFTEGEEGKAGVSGFAEPYTSDGTGNEQAAQVSFKDLPASKWLTEQRFQIVHNGSGGKIMQFLGFSYRKEASFRTTTNWVCRWKENDRRCQARLVQRLLDGALKLNRHQHNHPAS
- the LOC131208752 gene encoding modifier of mdg4-like isoform X26 encodes the protein MADDEQFSLCWNNFNTNLSAGFHESLVQGDLVDVTLAAEGQLVKAHRLILSVCSPYFRKMFTQMPVNQHAFIFLKDVSHSALKDLIQFMYCGEVNVKQDALPAFISTAEALQIKGLTETGDSAPPPQPSPAKENIPTTPAPVSISTNTGSPRGKVQRSRVQSYKLESEESGDDKIVQIQSSTSHHSATGSQQAQQIQQVHVASGQKRILGQRILAPSMTNKRAKLSVSGNDMLDPSEATTQIQTVQIVKQLPSQTTEPEYVEMALEPISTKAEPDYSEEHTEIETVEAETEQDQSLAEHDQSADQEQGDDEGTYVEDEAYGDMSKYEESYFTEGEEGKAGVSGFAEPYTSDGTGNEQAAQDAVDGDCLPCIRSQRGAPLLTKDRFIYRCERTRDDRSYWLCIRYKTNKCNGRLICEGNIVRKETSHCHPDDRRRISQSELVMLDLKGIKFPTWKELPRKIQRRKKIIQ
- the LOC131208752 gene encoding modifier of mdg4-like isoform X7 produces the protein MADDEQFSLCWNNFNTNLSAGFHESLVQGDLVDVTLAAEGQLVKAHRLILSVCSPYFRKMFTQMPVNQHAFIFLKDVSHSALKDLIQFMYCGEVNVKQDALPAFISTAEALQIKGLTETGDSAPPPQPSPAKENIPTTPAPVSISTNTGSPRGKVQRSRVQSYKLESEESGDDKIVQIQSSTSHHSATGSQQAQQIQQVHVASGQKRILGQRILAPSMTNKRAKLSVSGNDMLDPSEATTQIQTVQIVKQLPSQTTEPEYVEMALEPISTKAEPDYSEEHTEIETVEAETEQDQSLAEHDQSADQEQGDDEGTYVEDEAYGDMSKYEESYFTEGEEGKAGVSGFAEPYTSDGTGNEQAAQVPKERSKAKFGGFADLYQTNRDLTMKRENCKSPLRGQARSELRFPITTEETVELLEVMVRTYEDVRREYTEFLQEQMCTTSSIASVFGKVFADSAMYGYNVSGVCNRGPKRKAMMYYLIFTDCMIAWSKYGIDEDNLLESLNKIIKQINGRKRNRKYFKKCREQRNAIADSI